In one window of Ovis aries strain OAR_USU_Benz2616 breed Rambouillet chromosome 3, ARS-UI_Ramb_v3.0, whole genome shotgun sequence DNA:
- the DUSP2 gene encoding dual specificity protein phosphatase 2 — protein MGLEAARELDCAALGALLREPREAERTLVLDCRPFLAFCRRHVRAARPVPWNALLRRRSRGPPAAALACLLPDRALRARLARGELARAVVLDEGSASVADLPPDGPARALLAALLHETRAGPTAVCFLPGGFDRFQACCPDLCSESPVPAMAPDNDNGRSDSRAPSYDQGGPVEILPYLYLGSCSHSSDLQGLRACGITAVLNVSASCPNHFEGLLRYKSIPVEDNQMVEISAWFPEAIGFIDSVKNSGGRVLVHCQAGISRSATICLAYLIQSRRVRLDEAFDFVKQRRGVISPNFSFMGQLLQFETQVLCH, from the exons GGGCTGGAGGCGGCGCGAGAGCTGGACTGCGCGGCGCTGGGCGCGCTGCTGCGGGAGCCTCGGGAGGCTGAGCGCACGCTGGTGCTCGACTGCCGCCCCTTCCTGGCCTTCTGCCGCCGCCACGTGCGCGCCGCGCGCCCTGTGCCCTGGAACGCGCTGCTGCGCCGCCGCTCGCGCggcccgcccgccgccgccctCGCCTGCCTGCTGCCAGACCGCGCGCTGCGGGCGCGCCTGGCCCGCGGGGAGCTGGCGCGGGCCGTGGTGCTGGACGAGGGCAGCGCCTCGGTGGCGGACCTCCCGCCTGACGGCCCGGCCCGCGCGCTTCTCGCCGCGCTCCTGCACGAGACCCGCGCGGGACCCACCGCCGTGTGCTTCCTGCCAG GAGGCTTCGATCGCTTTCAAGCCTGCTGCCCCGATCTGTGCTCTGAGTCCCCGGTCCCCGCGATGGCGCCTGACAACGACAACGGCCGCTCCGACTCCAGGGCTCCCTCTTACGACCAG GGCGGCCCCGTGGAGATCTTGCCCTACCTATACCTGGGCAGCTGCAGCCACTCGTCAGACCTGCAGGGGCTGCGGGCTTGCGGCATCACCGCCGTGCTCAACGTCTCGGCCAGCTGCCCCAACCACTTTGAGGGCCTCCTGCGCTACAAGAGCATCCCCGTGGAGGACAATCAGATGGTGGAGATCAGCGCCTGGTTCCCGGAGGCCATTGGCTTCATTG ACTCAGTGAAGAACAGTGGGGGTCGCGTGCTGGTGCACTGCCAGGCAGGCATCTCGCGCTCCGCCACCATCTGCCTGGCATACCTGATACAGAGTCGCCGTGTGCGGCTGGATGAGGCCTTTGACTTTGTGAAGCAACGCCGGGGAGTCATTTCCCCCAACTTCAGTTTCATGGGGCAGCTGCTGCAGTTTGAGACTCAGGTGCTCTGTCACTGA
- the ASTL gene encoding astacin-like metalloendopeptidase, with amino-acid sequence MSMEGLWAWALTLVCLPGFILGAPSASHCAGACGTRFSEDLTPEETQTSWDKDIPAINQGLIPKESPESSFLLEGDILRPSPFRLFSATSSKWPKNGGVVEVPFLLSSKYDKPSRRVILEAFAEFERFTCIRFVAYDGQRDFISIVPMTGCFSSIGRSGGMQVVSLGPSCLQRGPGIVLHELMHVLGFWHEHSRADRDRYIRVNWNEILPGFEMNFIKSRSSNMLVPYDYSSVMHYGRLAFSRRGLPTITPLWARSVPIGQRWNLSNSDIARVRRFYDCSPSGHEPSGRGLQTPGGGRSPTPGSRSPLQQLLKALLEESSRSDPRGFGAEDQHAAARSEESLRAWKPPTLRNSEVKASADPAPSAPSFLPEAKAWGSLS; translated from the exons ATGAGTATGGAAGGCCTCTGGGCATGGGCCCTGACTCTGGTCTGTCTGCCTG GCTTCATCCTAGGAGCACCCTCAGCCTCTCACTGCGCTGGAGCCTGTGGGACCAGATTCTCAGAAGACCTCACCCCTGAGGAGACCCAGACATCTTGGGACAAGGACATTCCTGCAATAAACCAGG GGCTGATTCCAAAGGAGTCCCCAGAGAGCAGCTTCCTCCTTGAGGGGGACATCCTCCGGCCG AGTCCCTTCCGGCTGTTCTCGGCGACCAGCAGCAAGTGGCCCAAGAACGGCGGTGTCGTGGAGGTCCCCTTCCTGCTCTCCAGCAAGTACG ATAAGCCCAGCCGCCGAGTCATCCTGGAGGCATTTGCTGAGTTTGAACGCTTCACGTGCATCCGGTTTGTTGCCTACGATGGCCAGAGGGACTTCATTTCCATCGTCCCCATGACTGG GTGCTTCTCGAGCATTGGCCGCAGTGGAGGGATGCAGGTGGTGTCTCTAGGGCCCAGCTGTCTCCAGAGGGGCCCGGGCATCGTCCTGCACGAGCTCATGCACGTGCTGGGCTTCTGGCATGAGCACTCGCGGGCCGACCGGGACCGCTACATCCGCGTGAACTGGAATGAGATCCTCCCAG GTTTTGAAATGAACTTCATCAAATCTCGGAGCAGCAACATGCTGGTGCCCTATGACTATTCTTCGGTGATGCACTATGGGAG GCTTGCCTTCAGCCGGCGCGGGCTGCCCACCATCACTCCACTCTGGGCCCGCAGTGTCCCCATTGGCCAGCGATGGAACCTAAGCAACTCGGACATTGCACGGGTCCGCAGGTTTTATGACTGCAGCCCAAGTGGCCACGAGCCCAGTGGGAGAG GGCTCCAGACCCCTGGGGGTGGTAGGAGCCCCACTCCGGGCTCTAGGTCACCGCTGCAGCAGCTTCTGAAGGCGTTGTTGGAGGAATCCAGTAGATCTGACCCCAGAGGCTTCGGGGCGGAAGACCAACATGCTGCTGCCAGGTCTGAAGAGAGCCTTCGTGCATGGAAGCCCCCGACCCTGAGGAATTCTGAAGTGAAGGCCTCTGCCGACCCTGCCCCGTCAGCCCCCAGCTTCCTCCCTGAGGCCAAGGCCTGGGGCAGTCTTTCCTGA
- the ADRA2B gene encoding alpha-2B adrenergic receptor gives MDHQEPYSVQATAAIAAVITFLILFTIFGNALVILAVLTSRSLRAPQNLFLVSLAAADILVATLIIPFSLANELLGYWYFWRTWCEVYLALDVLFCTSSIVHLCAISLDRYWAVSRALEYNSKRTPRRIKFIILIVWLIAAVISLPPLIYKGDQGPQPLARPQCKLNQEAWYILASSIGSFFAPCLIMILVYLRIYLIAKRSHCRGPRAKGGPGGRESKQPHPVPGEVSDSAKLPTLASQLATPGEANGCSQPHPAAKGEGQTPEAPGIPALPPSWPAIPKSGQGQKEGACGSSPEEEAEEEGEEGCEPQALPTSPASACSPPLQQPQGLRVLATLRGQVLLGRGTGAAGAQWWRRRTQLSREKRFTFVLAVVIGVFVLCWFPFFFSYSLGAICPLHCKVPHGLFQFFFWIGYCNSSLNPVIYTIFNQDFRRAFRRILCRQWTQTAW, from the coding sequence ATGGACCACCAGGAGCCCTACTCGGTGCAGGCCACTGCGGCCATCGCGGCGGTCATCACCTTCCTCATCCTCTTCACCATCTTCGGCAACGCGCTGGTCATCTTGGCTGTGCTGACCAGCCGCTCGCTGCGCGCCCCGCAGAACCTGTTCCTGGTGTCGCTGGCCGCCGCCGACATCCTGGTAGCCACGCTCATCATCCCTTTCTCGCTGGCCAACGAGCTGCTGGGCTACTGGTACTTCTGGCGCACCTGGTGCGAGGTGTACCTGGCGCTCGACGTGCTCTTCTGCACTTCCTCCATCGTGCACCTGTGTGCCATCAGCCTGGACCGATACTGGGCGGTGAGCCGGGCCCTGGAGTACAACTCCAAGCGCACCCCGCGCCGCATCAAGTTCATCATCCTCATCGTGTGGCTCATCGCAGCGGTCATCTCGCTGCCACCCCTCATCTACAAGGGCGACCAgggtccccagcccctggcccgcCCTCAGTGCAAGCTCAACCAGGAGGCCTGGTACATTCTGGCCTCCAGCATCGGATCTTTCTTTGCGCCCTGCCTCATCATGATCCTGGTCTACCTGCGCATCTACCTGATTGCCAAGCGCAGCCACTGCAGAGGCCCCAGGGCCAAAGGGGGACCTGGGGGGAGGGAGTCTAAGCAGCCACACCCTGTCCCTGGGGAAGTTTCAGACTCAGCCAAACTGCCAACCTTGGCCTCTCAACTGGCCACCCCTGGAGAGGCCAACGGATGCTCCCAACCTCACCCAGCCGCGAAGGGGGAGGGGCAGACCCCTGAAGCCCCTGGCATTCCTGCCTTGCCACCCAGCTGGCCTGCCATCCCGAAATCAGGGCAGGGTCAGAAGGAAGGGGCTTGCGGTTCATCTccggaggaggaggcagaagaggagggagaagagggctgTGAGCCACAGGCCTTGCCGACGTCTCCTGCCTCAGCTTGCAGCCCACCCCTGCAGCAGCCGCAGGGTTTGCGGGTGCTGGCAACCCTGCGTGGCCAGGTGCTCCTGGGCAGGGGCACAGGCGCTGCGGGGGCTCAGTGGTGGCGGCGGCGGACGCAGCTGAGCCGGGAGAAGAGGTTCACCTTCGTGCTGGCCGTGGTCATCGGCGTCTTCGTGCTCTGCTGGTTCCCATTCTTCTTCAGCTACAGCCTGGGTGCCATCTGCCCGCTGCACTGCAAGGTGCCCCACGGCCTCTTCCAGTTCTTCTTTTGGATCGGCTACTGCAATAGCTCGCTGAACCCCGTCATCTACACCATCTTCAACCAGGACTTTCGCCGTGCCTTCCGGAGGATCCTGTGCCGCCAGTGGACCCAGACGGCCTGGTGA